From one Rhodamnia argentea isolate NSW1041297 chromosome 1, ASM2092103v1, whole genome shotgun sequence genomic stretch:
- the LOC115743981 gene encoding histidine-containing phosphotransfer protein 1-like isoform X1: MDVAQLKRQLFEYTTLLFHEGFLDEQFTQLQQLQDENNPDFVVEVVSLFFDDSERLLNELATALDQQNIDFNKVDAHVHQLKGSSSSIGAQRVQRVCIAFRNSCQDKNVEGCLKCLQEVKHEYSLIKNKLEILFNLEKQILAAGGSPPV; encoded by the exons ATGGATGTAGCTCAGTTGAAGAGGCAGTTATTTGAGTACACCACTCTACTATTTCATGAG GGATTTCTGGATGAGCAGTTCACTCAGCTTCAGCAGCTGCAAGATGAGAACAACCCAGACTTTGTTGTGGAGGTGGTGTCACTGTTCTTTGATGACTCTGAGAGGCTTCTCAATGAGCTGGCCACAGCACT TGATCAGCAGAATATTGATTTCAATAAGGTGGATGCTCACGTGCATCAGCTGAAAGGCAGCAGCTCCAG CATTGGCGCGCAGAGAGTTCAAAGAGTCTGCATCGCCTTCCGCAACTCCTGCCAGGACAAGAATGTCGAAGG GTGCCTCAAATGTCTGCAAGAAGTAAAGCATGAGTATTCCCTGATTAAGAATAAGCTTGAGATTCTGTTCAAT CTGGAGAAGCAGATTTTGGCAGCTGGTGGGTCACCTCCTGTGTGA
- the LOC115743981 gene encoding histidine-containing phosphotransfer protein 1-like isoform X2 produces the protein MDVAQLKRQLFEYTTLLFHEGFLDEQFTQLQQLQDENNPDFVVEVVSLFFDDSERLLNELATALDQQNIDFNKVDAHVHQLKGSSSRNDGSFNFQILSEMKLFFGITALARREFKESASPSATPARTRMSKGASNVCKK, from the exons ATGGATGTAGCTCAGTTGAAGAGGCAGTTATTTGAGTACACCACTCTACTATTTCATGAG GGATTTCTGGATGAGCAGTTCACTCAGCTTCAGCAGCTGCAAGATGAGAACAACCCAGACTTTGTTGTGGAGGTGGTGTCACTGTTCTTTGATGACTCTGAGAGGCTTCTCAATGAGCTGGCCACAGCACT TGATCAGCAGAATATTGATTTCAATAAGGTGGATGCTCACGTGCATCAGCTGAAAGGCAGCAGCTCCAG GAATGATGGCTCTTTCAATTTCCAAATCCTGAGCGAGATGAAATTGTTCTTTGGAATTACAGCATTGGCGCGCAGAGAGTTCAAAGAGTCTGCATCGCCTTCCGCAACTCCTGCCAGGACAAGAATGTCGAAGG GTGCCTCAAATGTCTGCAAGAAGTAA
- the LOC115744019 gene encoding uncharacterized protein LOC115744019 isoform X4, translating to MVRDTWFSDRFHENYYMWDSFMVGVAISNMRNQQNLEEENAFAEMEYINITVVTSNKPYGVSDGSNPFFDGLTVPKFRLRNNGVHSGHVQMGMQDPFCEAENKGTCQDGYTEEATGPEAVRVLVATKAKPSQDTKSSLNKEFYESFLNVLNNPEQSGRFNITTQFPHYREIMLKPDSDMRSTGKPVVFDMDMSAGDFLSLLYLLKVPRELINLKGIIAGSTGWATAATVDIVYDVLHMMGRDDIPVGLGDAFAHEQTDPTFPAIGDCKYRKAIPHGGGGFLDADTLYGLSHDLPNSPRRYTAENSMRFGAPRNTDHPEFRQPLAVDVWKSVVKSLDPAAKITILSNGPLTNLASIIHLKNSSSVIQDIYVVGGHVGDGNERGNLFTVPCNKFAEFNMFLDPLAAKAVFASGLNITLIPLGMQRRVSSFPMILNKLQVANRTPEASLAHHLLATLWKLQQKHNIYHHMDLFLGETLGAVTLASNISHLNRTFEFKPLNILADGDESKIGEIIIDEKRGKPVKILRSIDEEAYYEHFAEVLGNERQSAVPGSYGEPQRADTESQAGVSTVMREVSNLLPLELGLILFSLCLHMMVCIRIRQQ from the exons ATGGTTCGCGATACTTGGTTCAGTGACCGTTTTCATGAG AACTATTACATGTGGGACTCATTCATGGTTGGAGTGGCCATATCTAATATGCGAAATCAGCAAAacttggaagaagaaaatgcattTGCTGAGATGGAGTACATAAACATCACGGTTGTTACTTCGAACAAGCCTTATGGAGTTTCAGATGGCTCCAATCCCTTCTTTGATGGGCTTACTGTCCCAAAGTTCAGACTAAGGAACAATGGAGTGCATAGTGGTCATGTTCAGATGGGAATGCAAGATCCATTTTGCGAAGCAGAGAATAAAGGGACATGTCAG GATGGTTACACAGAGGAGGCAACTGGTCCAGAAGCAGTGCGTGTTCTTGTCGCGACGAAAGCTAAGCCAAGCCAAGACACCAAAAGCTCACTGAACAAAGAGTTCTACGAAAGCTTCTTGAAT GTTTTAAACAATCCCGAACAAAGTGGAAGGTTCAACATCACGACACAGTTCCCTCACTACAGGGAAATTATGCTTAAGCCAGACAGTGATATGAGGTCCACCGGAAAACCTGTTGTCTTCGACATGGATATGAGTGCCGGAGATTTTCTATCTCTTTTGTACCTTTTGAAAGTGCCGAGGGAACTTATCAACCTTAAG GGCATAATAGCGGGTTCAACTGGCTGGGCTACCGCTGCAACAGTTGACATTGTTTATGATGTTTTGCACATGATGGGTCGGGATGATATTCCGGTTGGTCTTGGAGATGCATTTGCACATGAACAGACAGATCCAACTTTTCCTGCTATAGGGGACTGCAAGTACAGAAAGGCAATTCCTCATGGTGGCGGCGGCTTCTTAGATGCCGACACGCTCTACGGATTGTCTCATGATTTGCCTAATAGTCCTAGAAG ATACACGGCAGAAAATTCGATGAGGTTTGGAGCTCCTCGAAATACTGATCACCCTGAATTTAGACAGCCTCTTGCAGTTGATGTCTGGAAATCTGTTGTCAAATCACTAGACCCAGCCGCCAAAATTACCATATTGAGCAATGGACCCTTAACAAACTTGGCCTCAATCATTCATTTGAAAAACTCAAGCTCGGTGATCCAG GATATATATGTTGTTGGGGGACATGTTGGCGATGGCAATGAAAGAGGAAATCTCTTTACTGTACCTTGTAACAAATTTGCAGAATTCAACATGTTTCTTGATCCTCTAGCTGCAAAGGCCGTTTTCGCCTCGGGGCTTAACATAACACTCATTCCACTCGGTATGCAAAGGAGGGTCAGTTCCTTCCCAATGatattaaacaaattacaaGTTGCGAACAGGACTCCTGAAGCTTCATTGGCCCATCATTTGCTTGCGACTCTGTGGAAGTTGCAGCAGAAACATAACATATATCATCATATG GATTTATTCTTGGGGGAAACTCTGGGAGCAGTGACATTAGCCAGCAACATTTCTCACTTAAATAGGACTTTCGAGTTCAAGCCTCTCAACATCTTGGCCGATGGAGACGAATCAAAAATCGGAGAAATTATCATCGACGAAAAGCGAGGAAAACCAGTGAAGATTTTGAGAAGCATTGACGAGGAGGCCTACTATGAGCATTTTGCGGAAGTACTGGGTAATGAAAGACAGTCCGCTGTACCGGGGAGCTATGGTGAGCCACAAAGAGCAGATACTGAATCCCAGGCAGGAGTGTCAACAGTCATGAGGGAAGTCAGTAATCTCTTGCCCTTAGAATTAGGATTGATTCTGTTTTCTCTTTGTTTACACATGATGGTCTGCATAAGAATTAGACAACAGTAG